From the Lolium rigidum isolate FL_2022 chromosome 2, APGP_CSIRO_Lrig_0.1, whole genome shotgun sequence genome, one window contains:
- the LOC124689605 gene encoding putative FBD-associated F-box protein At5g38570: protein MPPVSGVDRIGALPDSLLHHMLSFLPAQAAVQTCVLARRWRHLWRSTTGLRIVGLAEEENLNVKELRKFVDHLLILRERTNLDTVEIKFAYFCEEDQPYVKTWVRFAVMNKVRALTLSIDGPVDLHLDNLPLVSRYLRTLDLTSVTLQEAFLDFAGCPALEDLKMNYCNIDADRISSCSLKHLSIFDCKSKLDCRVHVSAPGLISLKLVGIIGRTPFLGNMPLLDTAYVDLDEDCEDVCLNYVTGVFCGAKDNACVNCVPIKDGISSNFVLLGGISSAKHLKLLSESRNFIFARDLKHSSTFSNLKTLLLNEYWCQAPDLDPLACILKNSPVLEKLTLQLFSKGPNHEVEMKGHYCSVEGPSTISKHLNIFEVKCNVVDKRILKVLKFLSSFNICFSF, encoded by the exons ATGCCTCCTGTGAGCGGCGTCGACCGCATCGGCGCCCTCCCCGACAGTCTCCTGCACCATATGCTCTCCTTCCTCCCAGCGCAGGCGGCTGTGCAGACTTGTGTGCTCGCCCGGCGCTGGCGCCACCTCTGGAGGTCCACCACAGGCCTGCGCATCGTCGGCCTTGCCGAGGAGGAGAACTTAAATGTCAAAGAACTTCGGAAGTTCGTGGACCATCTGCTGATCCTTCGTGAGCGCACCAACCTAGACACTGTCGAGATCAAGTTTGCTTATTTCTGTGAAGAAGACCAGCCCTATGTCAAAACATGGGTCCGTTTCGCTGTGATGAACAAAGTTCGGGCTCTCACCCTTAGTATCGATGGCCCTGTAGATCTCCACCTAGACAACCTGCCTCTTGTCTCTCGGTATCTGAGAACATTAGACCTTACAAGTGTAACCCTACAAGAGGCATTTCTTGATTTTGCTGGCTGTCCGGCATTGGAGGATCTGAAGATGAATTACTGCAACATTGATGCTGATAGAATATCGTCCTGTTCCCTGAAGCATTTGAGCATCTTTGACTGTAAATCCAAATTGGATTGCCGGGTCCATGTTTCTGCTCCAGGCCTTATCTCTTTGAAACTAGTTGGCATAATAGGTAGAACACCTTTTCTTGGAAACATGCCGTTGCTAGATACTGCATATGTGGATCTTGACGAAGACTGTGAAGATGTCTGTCTGAATTATGTTACTGGTGTTTTCTGTGGAGCTAAAGATAATGCATGTGTGAACTGTGTTCCTATTAAAGATGGTATCAGCAGCAATTTTGTGCTTCTGGGTGGTATCTCAAGTGCTAAACACCTCAAGTTGCTATCTGAAAGTAGAAAT TTCATTTTCGCAAGAGATTTGAAACACAGCTCTACATTTAGCAACTTAAAGACGTTGTTGCTCAATGAGTACTGGTGCCAGGCTCCTGATTTGGATCCACTAGCTTGTATTCTGAAAAACTCACCAGTTCTGGAGAAGCTCACTCTTCAACTTTTTTCCAAG GGACCAAATCATGAAGTGGAAATGAAAGGACACTACTGTTCAGTGGAGGGACCATCTACAATATCGAAGCACCTAAACATATTTGAAGTCAAGTGTAATGTGGTTGATAAGAGAATTCTCAAAGTTTTGAAGTTCCTGTCTTCATTTAACATAT GTTTCAGTTTCTGA